From Ananas comosus cultivar F153 linkage group 8, ASM154086v1, whole genome shotgun sequence, one genomic window encodes:
- the LOC109714264 gene encoding splicing factor 3B subunit 4, with the protein MTTRIAPGVGANLLGQHSAERNQDATTYVGNLDPQVSEELLWELFVQAGPVVNVYVPKDRVTNLHQGYGFVEFRSEEDADYAIKILNMIKIYGKPIRVNKASQDKKSLDVGANLFVGNLDPDVDEKLLYDTFSAFGVIVTNPKIMRDPETGNSRGFGFVSYDSFDASDAAIEAMNGQYLCNRQITVSYAYKKDTKGERHGTPAERVLAASNPGAQKNRPHTLFASGPPTLPNGPPVNGAVGAPIPRPFANGPIPAAQVPSVRPPPPPIGQFPPPVQMAPPPSWPAQPPPGQNFHPSAIPPPMQFRPPHSMPPPPPPAGMVRQAPPPPAGMLRMPPPPSGAGVLPPHMWRPPPPPQQAGGMPPQMSMQPPPPPHSAG; encoded by the exons ATGACGACGCGCATCGCCCCCGGCGTGGGCGCGAACCTCCTCGGCCAACACTCCGCCGAGCGCAACCAAGACGCCACCACCTACGTCGGCAACCTCGACCCCCAG GTTTCAGAGGAGCTTCTCTGGGAGTTGTTTGTTCAAGCAGGTCCTGTTG TCAATGTTTATGTCCCGAAAGATAGAGTTACAAATCTACACCAAGGATATGGATTTGTGGAGTTCCGTAGTGAGGAAGATGCTGATTAT GCTATTAAGATTTTGAACATGATTAAAATATATGGGAAGCCAATCAGGGTAAATAAG gCTTCCCAAGACAAGAAGAGCTTGGATGTGGGTGCAAACCTTTTTGTTGGTAATCTTGATCCG GATGTGGATGAAAAACTTCTCTATGATACCTTCAGTGCTTTTGGAGTAATTGTAACAAATCCCAAG ATAATGAGAGATCCCGAAACTGGAAATTCTCGAGGTTTTGGTTTTGTTAGTTATGATTCCTTTGATGCATCTGACGCAGCAATAGAG GCGATGAACGGACAATATCTCTGTAATCGTCAAATCACCGTCTCTTACGCATATAAGAAAGATACAAAAGGAGAACGTCACGGCACTCCTGCAG AGCGAGTTCTGGCAGCAAGCAATCCAGGCGCTCAGAAGAATCGTCCTCACACCTTGTTTGCAAGTGGTCCACCAACACTTCCTAATGGCCCGCCAGTGAATGGTGCCGTTGGTGCACCGATCCCTCGGCCATTCGCCAATGGCCCAATTCCGGCAGCTCAGGTGCCATCAGTTCGTCCACCGCCGCCACCGATCGGGCAGTTTCCCCCTCCAGTTCAGATGGCGCCTCCACCATCTTGGCCTGCTCAGCCACCACCTGGCCAAAATTTTCATCCATCGGCCATTCCGCCGCCCATGCAATTCAGGCCTCCACACAGCATGCCGCCACCGCCTCCACCTGCGGGTATGGTAAGGCAGGCACCGCCTCCACCCGCCGGAATGTTGAGGATGCCGCCTCCGCCTTCCGGAGCAGGTGTTCTGCCTCCACATATGTGGCGACCGCCCCCACCGCCACAACAAGCCGGTGGTATGCCACCTCAAATGTCGATGCAGCCTCCACCTCCCCCACATTCCGCAGGATGA